One stretch of Weissella koreensis KACC 15510 DNA includes these proteins:
- a CDS encoding GNAT family N-acetyltransferase, with protein MEFIVEPDRIIHRDAQNEIDAELVYSTIEDGKVWSIDSTNVSPELRGQGIAGMMLSQVVQMAKREHKLIRPVCSYAKKKFFMNPEYQKIEWHDGMPFS; from the coding sequence ATGGAGTTTATAGTTGAGCCAGATAGAATCATTCACCGGGATGCACAAAACGAAATTGATGCTGAATTAGTATATAGCACGATTGAAGATGGAAAAGTATGGTCAATTGATTCAACGAATGTGTCGCCGGAATTACGAGGGCAAGGAATTGCAGGGATGATGTTATCCCAAGTGGTACAAATGGCTAAACGAGAGCATAAATTAATTCGACCAGTTTGTTCATATGCAAAAAAGAAATTTTTTATGAACCCTGAATATCAAAAAATAGAATGGCATGATGGTATGCCATTTAGTTGA